The Antechinus flavipes isolate AdamAnt ecotype Samford, QLD, Australia chromosome X, AdamAnt_v2, whole genome shotgun sequence DNA window TCTACTATTCTCTCTggatgatctcatcagttcctaaGGATTCTTTCATCCTTGTGAAGATGACCTCCAAATCTATCTCCAGAATTAGAATTAAGCTTTCTCTTGAACTTCAGTTCTACACTGACACCTGCTTGTCCAGTCATCCTTAATCAACTTTGTTAAGCCTAGTAACTTCCATGACAGGCACTGTGGTAGGTGCTGGGGATACTAGAACAAAGAATTAATTCCCATTCATAGGGAACATACATTCCAATGGGGGAGAAAAGCacatatataaatctatacagcacaaatataaagggaataagtacaaatatatacaaagtagttaaatacgaAGTAGATTGGGAGGGAAAACACTAGCAGGGGAATCGGGAAAGGCGTCATGAAGATGATGCTTGAGCTGTATCTAAAGAGAGATTTTGAGGCAAAGTTAAGGagagagtgcattccaggcaagTGGGATGGccaatgcaaaggcatggagatgagaTATGAAGCATCACATGCGATGAACAGAAAGCTAGCTTGCAGAATTATAGGTAGGAGTATGTATGTCCAATGAGGGTACAAAGGTAAATTGGGAACAGGTTGTGTAGGGCTTTAAAAGTTAGATGAGTTTCTATTTTACTAACTCTAGAGGCAACAGGAAATCAAAGGGGATTCAAAAGGTCAGATCTGTGttgaaggaaaattattttggcagtggTGTGCAGAAACTTGAGGCAAGAGGCCAATTAATAATCTAGGTGAGGAATGATGAAGGCCTGAAGTAAACAGCTAGCTGTGTGAGTGGAGAAGAGGACCCTATGCGAGAGATGTgaagatagaaatggcaagatcTGGCAACTGACTGGGTCTGTAGGGTGAGGGGAGAGCAAAGTGTCGAGGACAGGTCTGAGACACTGGTAGGATGGTGTTTAGGAGAAAGACAATGAAGTGTATTCTAGACACACTGAGTTTGAGATTTCTCTTGGCCATCCAGTTTATGTCCAATAGACAGCAAATATTTGATGGTGAAGGAGTCCACTGAAGAGGACAAATAAGGGCTAGATAGAGAGACCTTCAAGTCAACTCCATAGAGTTGACTTAGCATAATCCTtggtatctcaaactcaatacatctaaaatggaactcatcatctttctccACAAACCTACTCCTTCAAATGTCCATATTAATTTTGAAGGCTCTGTCATCCTCCCAGTCACTCAGCTTTGTAACTGCAGAGATAGCCATGGttactctttcctttccctccataTACCAAAGTTGATTTAAATCGTGTTGATTCTACATCATCTTTCCACTCAAACTGCATCACTtgcttggattattgcaataatatCTTAATTGGTCTCTCTATCTCCATTTTCTCTCGCATCTCCCATCCGTTCTGGATATAGCTGGCAAAACAATCCTATCAAAAACAGCCCTGACCACTTCAAAAACCTTCAGTGGTTTCCTATGGCATTTATGGTCCTCTACAATCTCTGAACTGTTTTCTAACTTTCACTCCCTCTTCGTGCACTGTGTGTTCCAGCCAAAAGCAATTACTAGTGTGTTTCCCTGAATTCAATATTTCAATGTTCTCTGAATATGTTCAAACCATTCCCTCTCCCCAGATGACTCTTACTTCAAGGCTCAGGGTAGACATCTCCTCCTAATGAAAGATTTTCATGATCCCCTCAGGTGTTAGTATTCCTCTCTTAAATTATGTGATATTTTCCTTCTTATGTCTTATCACTTAAGCTGAATGTAAGTTTCCTGAGGGCAAGGAATGTTTGATTTCTGTCTTTATTCCATGTCTAACATGCATgtggtatatatttgtttgcattttggctctcccattagattgtaaccttcttgagggcaggggctgtcttttgtctctttttgtatccccagccttagcacagtgactggcacatcgTAGGAGCTTtactaaatgtttactgaatgatgGATAAGCACCAAATGTATTTTTGTGGAATTTATTGGAATCTCCACTTAGATACTGTAGTACAGTTTCAGCCAGGCTTCTCTTTTCAGAATGTTACAGAAATGTATTTACATTTTCATCAGTGAATTCCTTGACTTACTGAAAGACATCTGCAGTGATGGCATTTTAGGCAGGAAGGGAAGATATCTTGATGTGATGAGTGGGGCCCTTCCTGGAATCAAGAGAGGTGGGATCAACTCccacactagctttgtgacctcaGGTTGAGTTCCTTCCCCTCCCTGGCCCTCATTTTTCTAGGACTGAATGAGTAGCGTGATTTAAATAGCCTAGCAGCTCTTATAACTGGCATAAAGTAGTCCCAACTCCTGATGTTAAACATCTCAATCTACTTCAGTGGGATAAGGGATAGTGTCATTACTTTCGAGAATTCCtgggtgaggaaattcccttttaCCAACATTGGTTGGTgccttctctgcaacttttagTTCTAAGAAAATTGACTAGAACCCTGAGAGaataagtgccttgcccagggtcagaggTGTGACTGGAACCCAGGGCTCCAAGAACAAAGTTCTTCCTAACTTTGAAGCCAGCTTCCCATCTCcttataccacactgcctcttttCAAAAGAATAGCTGGctagagagaattttaaaatagtttttaagtaCTAATAAGTGATTTTAGCTAATGGCtagtaaatgttttttgtttaaaaaactaTGGGATAAATGGTACTATTTTCTggaaaaacttattttctttttaaaaaagaatcacaaaacaCTCACCTTTTTTGGTAAAGGCTTAAGTCTGTAGTTTGGTGCTGTTAAACAGTATCTGTCGGGTGGGAGTCTAAGTCCTGAATATGGCTTAATCAATGGTAAAggggtttgatttttttgtcttgCAATATctaatagaaactgagaaaaataaaccCTAGTTAGTgctgtgttctctctctctccccctcttccccccagatAAAACAGATGCTTAAATAAAAGTTACTCACATctcttgggggaggggaagtaaAAGACTGATCAGATCGACACTGGATTGCCAATCGCACATCATCTGCATCAACAGTGGCTTTCTTAGCATGGCTTGAATAAATTTTTGCATCATCCAAAATTGTTGTTACATATCCTTTGAGAATGGAGACAATTTCCTCTTAGACAGATGAGAAAGGCTTAGTCTTATTTGGgttatgttatagaaatatttattttaaaaattattaatttgagATGTTAtggcttttaaatatatatatatatatatatataatgtgtatatatatatggagagagagagagagaaagtttgcCTTATACTATCCATTTAAATACTtaccataataaaaataataactgccCTCTCTGAGTTCAGCCCATTTTATGTACTTTAAGATTAGGTTTATGTGGCTGATGTAGAAAATACAATTCTATTAGAATTATAGAAGACATTAGTATCAAATTGACTGAATtagagaaattttgttttgtgggtcaCTCACGGAAGGCAAACTCCAGCATCTGATTGATTACTTTTGGCTCATAATCTGTAATTCCCATATCCTTCAGGATTTGTGCCATCACCTGTGGGTTTAAATAAAGTAGTAAGCTATCCTCACCAAAACAGACAGCCTAAAAACTGAACTCTAAAGTTTGGCTAAAAGCAGTCCAAGGTCACAACTACTGTCACCTGGAGAGCAAACtgttccctttatttttatttagtgtcTAAATTTCAGACACATGTTGCCTTTTCTGAATACCTAGTGTCTCATTCTTAACACTTCCAAATGAATTCCCACTCTTTCCCTGTATAAACTCCAGAAGTCACTAGTTTGCTTCTTTGGTGGTTAACAGCCTCACCAAATTtctatatgtaattaaaaaaaaacaaaacaaaaaaggtgggTGTGATATAGGAGCTCAAGAACATTTACATAGCCTGTGTGTGAATTATTTTTCCCCCCAGGAAGATTGCTTCTGGAGGCGTGGCTATAGCAGTCTGTCATTTTGGGGATGGAGAATGAGGCTGGCATTCTTCCAAAATAAAtgagcaaaggatatgaacaggcagttttcaaaagaaaaaaatgcgaGTAGAAGCTTTCTCaataaataaagaagtaaagCAAGGACACCCACTCTCCCCACTATTATATGATAATGGTTCTAGAAATACTAACAATAGCAATAagacaggagaaagaaatttaaggcATAAAGATAGGTAAAGATGACatgatttacttagaaaatcctagggaATCAGCAGAGATACCAATTGAAACAATAGCTTCGGCAAAGTTGCAGActtcaaaataaatccacacacacaaaaaaatcaacaatatttctatataataataacaaagtccAAAAGGcaataataggaagaaaaatcccattcaaaatagctacaaaatgcataaaatacttaggaatcaaTCTACCAAAGTACcctaaataattggaaagattCAATTATAAAGTGGTACCACTTAACGAAATAAAAAAATAGCTAGAGGAATATTCAATGCTCATGACTGGGTCATGCCAATATAACAAGAATGACAATACCAaagttaatttatacttttaatgctataccaatcaaactaccaaaatgttattttatagaagtgaatgaaataaacacaaaattCAACTGGAGAAATAAACGATCTAGAATAACAAGAAAGATAATGACaagaggtagggagaaaaagggggagtagaacttccaaatctcaaattacattatatagaagcagtcatcaaaaccatttaatatGGGTTGAAAAATAGAGAGGTAGATCAATGCAACAGACCAGACAAGGGAGAAAAGAAACCATGGAACTCAAACAATCTAGTGTTAGTCGGAAAACAAATTACTTGGGAAAAAACTGATTagaaactgttgggaaaactgtaAAGCACACTAGCAGAAACTAGGCTTAGATCAATATCATGCCATATCCCACAAGCAATTCTAAATGGATGTGACCTTAATATTAAAGACAATAccattaaaattagaagagaagcagatcaTATAACAGAGATAAAACTatgtttgctgatgatatgatggtttttTTAGAAAATCCTTGGGAATCAGCAAATATACTAATTAGGGCAAGAGCTGCATTATTGCAGGTTATAAAATGAACTCACAAAAGTCAACAGATTTctatataatgataaaaaaacccaaatggcaACAACATAAATAGCTAGGGCATATTCACTATGTTCATGGCTAGACCGTGCTgacataataaaaatcacaatactAGCAGTTTtaatgttataccaatcaaactatcaaagaacTACTTTACAGAACTCAATTGAATAATGACATTTATTTGGAGGAATAAAAGAttagaatatcaagagaaataaGAGATTGGGATAAAGGAGTAAGAGCACATTCATAcctcaaaataataaagaaattatcaaaaccattttgcatttgttttaaaataaagaatttataagTAGAACCCGATAACCCAGTATTCAATAA harbors:
- the TAF9B gene encoding transcription initiation factor TFIID subunit 9B isoform X1, translating into MEPAKMASPKSGPKDALVMAQILKDMGITDYEPKVINQMLEFAFRYVTTILDDAKIYSSHAKKATVDADDVRLAIQCRSDQSFTSPPPRDFLLDIARQKNQTPLPLIKPYSGLRLPPDRYCLTAPNYRLKPLPKKEGPHSSHQDIFPSCLKCHHCRCLSGPAAAGRITVPRLSVGAVSSRPSTPTLGTPSAQSVAVSTKVGAPVSVPGQRFTVQIPPSQSAAAKPAVPAAPAVQNVLINPSLIGPKNILITTNVVSQNTPVESPNALKRKHEDDDDYDNL